The following are encoded in a window of Thunnus albacares chromosome 9, fThuAlb1.1, whole genome shotgun sequence genomic DNA:
- the LOC122989347 gene encoding 5-hydroxytryptamine receptor 3A-like, with amino-acid sequence MNMTTYTNVSTFFTLYGILGVNEKAQNLMTYIWLEFWWRNEFTIWDPVQCGTDKISLPRDKFWVPDIVINEFIEKNTAPYVPYLYLFSNGRMHDAQPVKVVSSCNLDIYTFPFDIQNCTLTFNSYIHSAKDIKIFLGKPADKITEVSKMMMTTMGEWELLDITAHKYSTHIENEDSSIDELSFHIRVRRRATLYVLNLLIPSSFLITVDLFSFLLPPQSVDRSSFKMTLILGYTVFLLIMNDMLPITGNTIPLINVFLSLCLALMVASLLETIVITNLLCGSANLSPVPHWIQVLVLQILGCLVFLPRKTKEQGDADIKPSTVVAHCKADEGPPEESVPVVEDKALDELRSLGRDLRTIRLQVEQQLSGSQSSEEWIQVGFIIDRLLFGLYILFISVSFITIIIIWVNSYNAS; translated from the exons tgGTGGAGGAACGAGTTTACCATTTGGGACCCAGTCCAGTGCGGCACTGACAAGATTTCTCTCCCCAGAGACAAGTTTTGGGTGCCAGATATTGTAATTAATGAATT TATAGAGAAGAACACAGCCCCCTATGTCCcgtatctgtatttatttagcAATGGAAGAATGCACGATGCTCAACCAGTCAAAGTTGTCAGCTCCTGTAACCTTGATATCTACACCTTCCCCTTCGACATACAGAACTGCACTCTTACTTTCAACTCCTACATCCACTCGG CAAAGGATATAAAGATATTCCTAGGGAAGCCTGCTGATAAAATCACAGAAGTCtcaaagatgatgatgacaacTATGGGGGAGTGGGAGCTGCTGGATATCACCGCCCACAAATACAGCACACACATTGAGAATGAGGATTCCTCCATTGATGAGCTTTCATTTCAT ATCAGAGTCAGGCGCCGGGCCACCCTCTATGTGCTGAACCTGCTGATCCCCAGCTCCTTCCTCATCACAGTGGACCTCTTCAGCTTCCTGCTGCCTCCCCAGAGTGTGGATCGATCCTCCTTTAAGATGACCCTCATCCTGGGCTACACCGTCTTCCTGCTCATTATGAACGACATGCTGCCAATCACTGGAAACACTATACCTCTCATAA ATGTGTTCCTGTCTCTGTGCCTGGCTCTGATGGTGGCCAGTCTACTGGAGACTATCGTCATCACCAACCTGCTGTGTGGCTCTGCTAATCTCTCTCCCGTCCCTCACTGGATCCAAGTGCTCGTTCTGCAGATTCTGGgctgtcttgttttcttgcCTCGGAAGACTAAAGAACAAGGAGATGCAG acataaaaccCAGCACTGTGGTAGCACATTGTAAAGCTGATGAGGGTCCTCCAGAGGAGAGTGTGCCAGTGGTGGAGGACAAGGCCCTGGATGAGCTGAGGAGCCTGGGCAGGGACCTCCGGACCATCCGCCTACAGGTGGAGCAGCAGTTGAGCGGGAGCCAGAGCTCAGAGGAGTGGATTCAGGTGGGTTTCATCATAGACCGCTTGCTCTTCGGCCTCTACATCCTCTTCATATCAGTCAGCTTCATTACCATCATCATTATTTGGGTGAACTCATATAATGCATCATGA